One genomic window of Medicago truncatula cultivar Jemalong A17 chromosome 1, MtrunA17r5.0-ANR, whole genome shotgun sequence includes the following:
- the LOC120579308 gene encoding protein MAIN-LIKE 2-like, which yields MACKIWVDADRDGMKRPAVSIYLLGEMTIRLDDVACLIGIPIIGRLLHDRELTRDEEIQMMQEDLLLPRRLLLRRCEGKVLLMSVLNNRSINLLWLLALQDMNELDSWSWGGMELAFLYEQLSLITDSSVASCGGYMTLLVGWALAHFTNLIPRIHNDDYEPALAPLVDQWKPPRGFFDPGHYRDVIDSMDHSHVIWRSYER from the exons ATGGCATGCAAGATATGGGTCGATGCCGAT AGAGATGGCATGAAGAGACCAGCAGTTTCCATCTACCTGTTGGGGGAGATGACCATCAGACTAGATGATGTGGCGTGTCTCATAGGCATCCCCATCATTGGGAGGCTCCTTCATGATAGAGAGCTAACCCGTGATGAGGAGATACAGATGATGCAGGAAGATCTACTTTTACCGCGGAGGCTGCTGCTAAGGAGGTGTGAAGGCAAGGTGTTGCTCATGTCAGTTTTG AACAACAGAAGCATTAATCTGTTGTGGCTGCTTGCGCTGCAAGATATGAACGAGTTGGACAGCTGGTCATGGGGCGGGATGGAACTTGCTTTCCTATATGAGCAACTATCTCTTATCACCGACTCATCTGTGGCCTCTTGTGGTGGTTACATGACCTTGCTTGtg GGATGGGCTTTGGCGCACTTCACGAACCTCATTCCGAGGATTCATAATGATGATTACGAGCCTGCTCTTGCCCCGCTTGTGGATCAATGGAAACCTCCCAGGGGCTTTTTTGATCCTGGACACTACAGAGATGTCATTGATTCGATGGACCATTCTCATGTCATCTGGAGGTCATACGAGAGATGA